The Larus michahellis chromosome 2, bLarMic1.1, whole genome shotgun sequence genome window below encodes:
- the MACC1 gene encoding metastasis-associated in colon cancer protein 1, whose amino-acid sequence MEENTSSSGTASLTSGEIPRSRSEGTLIDVDDRTPSASYNVNESKLDLDIHWSDVFKHARAVSKTNPFWNELSASNPFVHDIAVSNRNENNKYLSILKEKPYLFSKVSSNRDSLASSGDELDIDCLLRKTSSRRSGRSKSVSDFLDIVDNRKFNPRKTPPQKAIASDMTWLQNDREAYKMAWLSHRQLTRSCLDLEAMSHSPGWAQTQATDIHVVCKLNHEGGSVQLPDSDINIHVPVGHVLPGEFQEVGLKAILNPPSSFNNEMSSTVSPLIELTLSNLNTKEAIFLEVKVAAKVKNDPLSQVMSDIVCFFSLNKEGPFKKLENCYTYQDTIQVKLTDLSHVMYAVIAVQANKIQPPATNVWDYVHRTVSVGIYGPKYIHPSFTAVFTVFGHNYIPGKLTIYDIKKGGKSMPPVVFQLWGKHTFLLEKPQDLNISLVSCDPDFEVKLEDQSKNIKEEELKTGEMVRQQFLFSMLGCREMHFFVFLVQIKVLKSSQVMQFHVTTPDPAPKLSGIINKPKRLHNRKEIKSAPLLLIPTVKYPKFQDKTLSVNTYGVALKTVLRQNKIDYLLEYFKGDTIALLGEDKVKAIGQTKIKEWYVGVLRKKIGLVHCKNIKVISKEQAMDTADSELTTRNLVEQIALPFKKLTYIYSVVLSTVSESVYDWRALAEVLGYSHLSLDDFNETLADKESERVAHIVKRMKEDCHANRKKRLFLYELIVALLKIDCQGLVARLTQDTIILTSAVKLGKYWRELAEKLARLTKQQIEAYEVPHQGKNGVVALEMMWKPAYDFLYTWGAHYGDSYRDVLQDLQSALDKMKNPVTKQWRELTGTLILVNCMEALRASAFSKTEEEE is encoded by the exons GAGGAAAACACTTCCAGTAGTGGAACAGCTTCCCTAACCAGTGGAGAGATTCCACGGAGCAGGTCAGAGGGGACTTTGATTGACGTGGATGACCGAACACCTTCAGCCAGCTACA atgtCAATGAAAGTAAATTGGATTTGGATATTCACTGGTCTGATGTATTCAAACATGCCCGTGCTGTTTCCAAGACTAATCCTTTCTGGAATGAACTATCAGCCTCCAATCCTTTCGTACATGACATAGCTGTttcaaatagaaatgaaaataacaaataccTTTCgatcttaaaagaaaaaccctATTTGTTCTCCAAAGTTTCTAGCAACAGGGATTCTTTGGCTTCCTCAGGTGATGAGCTAGATATTGATTGTCTTCTAAGAAAGACTTCATCGAGAAGATCTGGACGATCCAAGAGTGTCTCTGACTTCCTGGATATTGTTGATAACCGAAAATTTAATCCTCGCAAGACACCACCTCAAAAAGCTATAGCTTCAGACATGACGTGGCTTCAAAATGACCGTGAAGCCTACAAGATGGCTTGGTTGAGTCACCGACAACTCACCCGGTCTTGCCTAGATTTAGAAGCCATGAGCCATAGTCCTGGATGGGCACAAACGCAAGCTACAGACATTCATGTGGTTTGTAAACTGAATCATGAAGGGGGTTCAGTACAGCTACCTGACTCAGATATCAACATTCACGTGCCTGTGGGCCATGTATTACCTGGGGAATTCCAAGAAGTTGGTTTAAAGGCTATCCTTAACCCTCCATCATCATTTAATAATGAAATGTCTAGCACCGTAAGTCCTCTGATAGAACTTACACTGAGCAACCTCAACACGAAGGAAGCTATTTTCCTAGAGGTGAAAGTTGCAGCTAAAGTGAAGAATGATCCACTCAGCCAAGTTATGAGTGatattgtgtgtttttttagtCTCAATAAAGAAGGGCCTTTTAAGAAACTGGAGAATTGCTACACTTATCAAGATACCATACAAGTGAAGCTAACGGACCTAAGTCACGTGATGTATGCGGTGATCGCTGtacaagcaaacaaaattcaGCCTCCAGCAACTAATGTCTGGGACTACGTTCATAGAACAGTCTCAGTTGGAATTTATGGTCCCAAATATATTCATCCATCTTTTACAGCAGTTTTTACAGTCTTTGGTCACAACTACATTCCAGGAAAACTTACAATTTATGAtataaaaaagggggggaaaagtaTGCCTCCTGTTGTGTTTCAACTGTGGGGAAAACATACATTTCTGCTTGAAAAGCCACAAGATCTAAACATTTCTTTGGTATCCTGTGATCCAGATTTTGAAGTGAAGCTGGAAgaccaaagcaaaaatattaaagaGGAAGAGCTGAAAACTGGTGAAATGGTCCGCCAACAATTCCTGTTTTCCATGCTTGGATGTAGGGAGATGCACTTCTTTGTTTTCCTCGTTCAGATTAAAGTCTTAAAAAGTAGCCAAGTAATGCAGTTCCATGTTACGACTCCTGATCCAGCTCCAAAATTAAGTGGAATTATCAATAAGCCAAAGCGCTTACACAACCGCAAAGAAATCAAGTCTGCGCCTTTGCTTTTAATACCAACAGTTAAATATCCAAAGTTTCAAGATAAAACTTTGAGTGTTAATACATATGGAGTGGCTTTGAAAACTGTGTTACGTCAAAATAAGATTGACTATTTGCTAGAATATTTTAAAGGGGACACAATAGCACTTCTAGGTGAAGATAAAGTAAAAGCCATTGgacaaactaaaataaaagagTGGTATGTAGGAGTTCTCAGAAAAAAGATTGGTCTTGTACATTGCAAAAACATTAAAGTGATTTCCAAAGAACAAGCTATGGACACTGCTGATAGTGAGCTAACAACCAGGAATCTCGTTGAACAAATTGCATTGCCATTCAAAAAACTGACTTACATCTACTCTGTAGTTCTGTCTACAGTATCAGAGAGTGTTTATGACTGGAGAGCTTTGGCTGAGGTGCTAGGATACTCACACTTGTCTTTGGATGACTTTAATGAGACACTTGCTGACAAAGAATCAGAGAGAGTAGCGCACATTGTGAAGAGGATGAAGGAAGATTGCCACgcgaacagaaaaaaaagactatttctttATGAGCTCATTGTT GCACTTTTGAAAATAGATTGCCAGGGATTAGTGGCACGTCTTACCCAGGACACCATCATTTTGACTTCAGCTGTCAAGCTTGGCAAATACTGGCGGGAGCTTGCGGAGAAGCTAGCCCGACTCACAAAGCAGCAAATCGAGGCTTATGAAGTACCCCACCAAGGGAAAAATGGCGTGGTAGCTCTGGAG ATGATGTGGAAGCCTGCATATGACTTTCTCTACACGTGGGGTGCCCATTATGGAGACAGCTACAGGGATGTACTGCAAGATCTGCAATCAGCCTTGGATAAAATGAAAAACCCAGTAACAAAACAGTGGCGAGAGTTAACTGGAACGTTAATTCTTGTGAACTGCATGGAGGCGCTAAGGGCAAGTGCTTTCTCcaaaacagaggaagaggaaTAG